In the Victivallis sp. Marseille-Q1083 genome, one interval contains:
- a CDS encoding TrmH family RNA methyltransferase produces the protein MSGPFEITLVLDRLRSAHNTGNIFRLAEAVGAREIIACGYTPSPPHPKLAKTAMGTDRLVPCRSVESSLLAVELLRREGVRQVLAVECTDNSVPAWEFDYRFPLALVFGNEALGVAAETLAVCDGVVSLPMFGAKASINVGNAAAAVLYALIAKCKLSEKNGTTA, from the coding sequence ATGAGCGGACCATTTGAAATCACGCTGGTGCTCGACCGGCTGCGCAGCGCGCACAATACCGGCAATATTTTCCGGCTGGCCGAAGCGGTCGGCGCCAGGGAGATCATTGCCTGCGGCTATACGCCGTCGCCGCCGCATCCCAAACTGGCCAAAACGGCGATGGGAACCGACCGGCTGGTGCCGTGCCGCAGCGTGGAAAGTTCTTTGCTGGCGGTGGAATTGCTGCGCCGGGAAGGCGTCCGGCAGGTGTTGGCGGTCGAATGCACCGACAACAGCGTGCCGGCCTGGGAATTCGACTATCGGTTTCCGCTGGCGCTGGTGTTCGGCAACGAGGCGCTCGGCGTGGCGGCGGAAACGCTGGCCGTTTGCGACGGCGTGGTCAGTTTGCCGATGTTCGGCGCCAAGGCATCGATCAATGTCGGCAATGCGGCGGCGGCGGTGTTGTATGCTTTGATCGCCAAATGTAAACTCTCTGAAAAAAACGGAACGACGGCATGA
- a CDS encoding lysylphosphatidylglycerol synthase transmembrane domain-containing protein, whose product MKMSDCVEQPARTAGGALKKNLLFAAKILLAAGIIWWLIAANREKFLENLQLFNYYWLIPAGLAYASHMVVSAWRWYELAKVIRVRLSFPEALSLTMQAYFYSLVIPGGAIGGDVARVAALTLRSPKGAKAEGAFTVLMDRIIGMVALFVLAIVICLATLPMLMRVNLPIPDYTTTDGVRILLIVGLLALCLAGLAAMLVLFFHRPLSRIRPVGHLMQWGDAHTDGMVSRMTAALDLYRRRWKLLMGLTVVSIFFIHIMTVVAVGFIICGLGLFHFDYLAVLSAVTIGNIAGLIPLTMSGIGLRDVTICELLNAGGVEQGVVIPVMYTFLILIFNIFGGLFFIFDPGARTR is encoded by the coding sequence ATGAAAATGAGCGATTGCGTGGAACAACCTGCCCGGACGGCCGGCGGCGCTTTGAAAAAAAATCTGCTGTTCGCCGCCAAAATCCTGCTGGCGGCCGGCATCATCTGGTGGCTGATCGCCGCCAACCGGGAAAAATTCCTGGAGAATCTGCAACTGTTCAATTATTACTGGCTGATTCCGGCCGGTCTGGCCTACGCTTCCCACATGGTCGTCAGCGCCTGGCGCTGGTATGAGCTGGCCAAAGTCATCCGCGTCCGGCTCTCCTTCCCGGAAGCGTTGTCGTTGACGATGCAGGCCTATTTCTATTCGCTGGTCATTCCCGGCGGCGCCATCGGCGGCGACGTCGCCCGGGTCGCCGCCCTGACGCTGCGGTCGCCGAAAGGCGCCAAGGCGGAAGGAGCCTTCACCGTGCTGATGGACCGGATCATCGGCATGGTGGCGCTGTTCGTGCTGGCGATCGTCATCTGCCTGGCCACCCTGCCGATGCTGATGCGGGTCAATCTGCCGATTCCCGATTATACGACGACCGACGGGGTCCGCATTCTGCTGATCGTCGGCTTACTGGCGCTCTGCCTGGCCGGATTGGCGGCCATGCTGGTGCTGTTCTTTCACCGGCCGTTGAGCCGGATCCGGCCGGTCGGCCACTTGATGCAGTGGGGCGATGCCCATACCGACGGCATGGTCAGCCGGATGACCGCCGCGCTCGACCTGTACCGCCGGCGCTGGAAGCTGCTGATGGGGTTGACGGTGGTCAGCATTTTCTTCATTCATATCATGACGGTGGTGGCTGTCGGTTTCATCATCTGCGGACTGGGCCTGTTCCATTTCGACTATCTGGCCGTTTTGTCGGCCGTCACCATCGGCAATATCGCCGGTCTGATTCCGTTGACGATGTCCGGCATCGGTTTGCGCGACGTGACGATCTGCGAACTGCTGAACGCCGGCGGGGTCGAACAGGGCGTCGTCATCCCGGTCATGTACACGTTTCTGATTCTGATTTTCAATATTTTCGGCGGGTTGTTCTTCATTTTCGACCCGGGAGCGCGAACCAGGTAA
- a CDS encoding DMT family transporter translates to MSLIAILLICVTAFTHSGWNLLCKSKNPSAAFFVIVAVCSIAVLSPFYFLGWNAIVNLPAFIWLALAATGFIQAVYYACLGNAYRLSEISIAYPITRSLPVLIIPLVIRSLHLGEELGYPACLGMILIFVGCIFLPLPRFRQLLHLKDYVNIGLLFVVIAAFCTVGYTVIDNEAMKRLNDSGLVASQYITGPLYLALTMLFIFLFLTPYVLCCRPEREKLREILRHSWKTPFCAGLMTSFDYSLILTAMSLVPNVSYVAAFRQLSIPVGAVLGIILFAERRDPPKLVGLLLIVSGLVLVAVDK, encoded by the coding sequence ATGAGTCTCATCGCCATTCTCCTGATCTGCGTCACCGCTTTTACCCATTCCGGCTGGAATTTGCTCTGTAAATCCAAAAATCCGTCGGCGGCTTTCTTCGTCATCGTGGCGGTCTGCTCGATTGCCGTATTGTCGCCGTTTTATTTCCTGGGCTGGAATGCCATCGTCAATTTGCCGGCGTTTATCTGGCTGGCGCTGGCGGCGACCGGATTCATCCAGGCGGTTTATTATGCCTGCCTCGGCAATGCCTATCGCTTGTCGGAAATCAGCATCGCCTACCCGATCACCCGCTCGCTGCCGGTATTGATCATCCCGTTGGTGATCCGTTCGCTGCATCTCGGCGAAGAACTCGGCTATCCGGCCTGCCTCGGTATGATATTGATTTTCGTCGGCTGCATTTTTCTGCCGCTGCCGCGATTCCGCCAGTTGCTGCATTTGAAGGATTACGTCAACATCGGACTGCTGTTCGTCGTGATTGCCGCTTTCTGCACCGTCGGCTATACCGTCATCGACAATGAAGCGATGAAACGCCTGAATGACAGCGGGCTGGTCGCTTCGCAATACATTACCGGTCCGCTGTACCTGGCGCTGACGATGCTGTTCATCTTTCTTTTTCTGACGCCGTATGTGCTGTGCTGCCGTCCGGAACGGGAAAAATTGCGGGAAATTCTCAGACATTCGTGGAAAACGCCGTTTTGCGCCGGTTTGATGACCAGTTTCGACTATTCGCTGATTCTGACGGCGATGAGCCTGGTGCCGAATGTCAGCTATGTCGCCGCATTCCGGCAATTGAGCATTCCGGTCGGAGCGGTGCTCGGCATCATCCTGTTTGCCGAACGGCGCGATCCGCCGAAACTGGTCGGACTGCTGCTGATCGTTTCCGGCTTGGTGCTGGTGGCTGTCGACAAGTGA
- a CDS encoding glycoside hydrolase family 3 C-terminal domain-containing protein, which yields MYPYLNSDLDMESRVEDLLGRLTLEEKISLCHGCSYMEIGGIDRLQIGRMEMADGPQGVRLEDGRHTTALPCGISLACSWDPQAAYEFGAVIGRESRGVGNYVSLGPGFNIFRTPLNGRNFEYYGEDPVLAGKIAAGYIEGCQDAGTAATPKHLALNNQEICRTVGSSNVDERTMRELYLTAFEIVTKESSPWMMMSSYNRINGVYASANRQTQQEIVKDEWGFDGVMVSDWGGAHDARSCALGGLDLEMGQGLDSIFGEPLLKLVQAGEIPESLIDEKVRRVIRLMMRVKLLDPPEERSKGEVDTPRHHRIARNLAPQGMVLLKNCENLLPLNVNQYRKIAVIGPNADYQHSMGPLQNCGGAGAGHPAYEITPLAGLRNYCEGKVEGLPAPGCVFANAAVIPTDLLRTPDGRRGLQVEYFHNGEDGRVCEANPFLTLIDENMNHFWSEHLQVAVARHPDLPSKDFTARWHGFLTPASGGPARLQVSVLHSRVRLKIDGKEVIDSSHNAQLVHGEYRFEAVAGRRYALDIELVAELPNPEFKLLWSAPGDQERMAAEAVALAEQADVVIFCGGTSHLYDKEAMGFGNVLDADIPDLELIGPQSELIQRIAAVNPNTVVVLTNGSVVNVEPWIDQVSALLETWYAGMEGGNAIADVLFGDNFPGGKLCVSWARRLSDYPCHANGNYPGVREGDDPHVDYDEGIFVGYRHFDRAPAAVRFPFGFGLSYAKFKLDWENFELVSAEASSPQVKLAVRVTNVGKRCGTEVVQLYVGDEACSVPRPLKELKGFGKVLLDAGESSVVELSLNWRDFAFWSPDARQWMIEPGIFKLYVGTSSEDIAFTRSIELK from the coding sequence ATGTATCCTTATTTGAACAGCGATCTGGACATGGAAAGCAGAGTGGAAGATTTGCTCGGCCGCCTGACTCTGGAAGAAAAAATCAGCCTGTGCCACGGCTGCAGCTATATGGAGATCGGCGGCATCGACCGTCTGCAGATCGGCCGGATGGAGATGGCGGACGGTCCGCAGGGCGTCCGGCTGGAGGACGGCCGGCATACGACGGCGTTGCCGTGCGGCATTTCGCTGGCCTGCAGTTGGGATCCGCAGGCCGCTTATGAATTCGGCGCCGTCATCGGCCGGGAATCGCGCGGCGTCGGCAATTATGTCAGTCTGGGGCCCGGATTCAATATTTTCCGGACGCCGCTGAACGGCCGCAACTTCGAATATTACGGCGAGGACCCGGTGCTGGCCGGCAAGATCGCGGCGGGATATATTGAAGGCTGCCAGGACGCCGGGACGGCGGCGACGCCGAAGCACCTGGCGTTGAACAACCAGGAAATTTGCCGTACCGTCGGCAGTTCGAACGTCGATGAACGGACGATGCGGGAACTTTATCTGACGGCGTTCGAGATCGTTACCAAAGAGTCGTCGCCGTGGATGATGATGTCCAGCTACAACCGGATCAACGGCGTCTATGCCTCGGCGAACCGCCAGACTCAGCAGGAGATCGTCAAAGACGAATGGGGGTTTGACGGCGTGATGGTTTCCGATTGGGGCGGCGCCCATGATGCCAGAAGTTGTGCGCTCGGCGGACTGGATCTGGAGATGGGGCAGGGGCTCGACTCGATCTTCGGCGAGCCGCTGCTCAAGCTGGTACAGGCCGGCGAAATTCCGGAATCGCTGATTGACGAGAAGGTGCGCCGGGTGATCCGGCTGATGATGCGGGTCAAGCTGCTGGACCCGCCGGAGGAGCGTTCGAAAGGGGAAGTCGATACGCCGCGCCACCATCGGATTGCCCGCAATCTGGCGCCGCAGGGCATGGTGCTGTTGAAAAATTGCGAAAATTTGTTGCCGCTGAATGTCAATCAATACCGGAAGATTGCGGTGATCGGGCCGAATGCCGATTATCAGCACAGCATGGGCCCCCTGCAGAATTGCGGCGGGGCCGGCGCGGGGCATCCGGCTTACGAAATCACGCCGCTGGCCGGCCTCCGGAACTATTGTGAAGGCAAAGTCGAAGGGCTCCCTGCGCCGGGCTGCGTGTTTGCCAATGCGGCGGTCATTCCGACGGATTTGCTGCGGACGCCGGACGGCCGGCGCGGTCTGCAGGTGGAGTATTTTCACAATGGCGAAGACGGCCGGGTTTGTGAAGCGAACCCCTTCCTGACCCTGATCGATGAAAATATGAATCACTTCTGGTCGGAACATCTGCAGGTGGCGGTGGCGCGCCATCCCGATTTGCCGAGCAAGGATTTTACCGCCCGGTGGCATGGCTTCCTGACGCCGGCGTCCGGCGGGCCGGCCAGACTGCAGGTCAGTGTGCTGCACTCCCGCGTCCGGTTGAAAATCGACGGCAAGGAGGTCATCGATTCCAGCCACAATGCCCAGTTGGTGCATGGCGAATACCGTTTCGAGGCCGTTGCCGGCCGGCGGTATGCGCTCGACATTGAGCTGGTGGCCGAATTGCCGAATCCGGAGTTCAAACTGTTGTGGAGCGCTCCCGGCGATCAGGAAAGGATGGCGGCCGAAGCGGTGGCGCTGGCGGAACAGGCCGATGTGGTCATCTTTTGCGGTGGCACCAGCCATCTGTATGACAAGGAAGCGATGGGGTTCGGCAATGTGCTGGATGCCGACATTCCGGATCTGGAGCTGATCGGCCCGCAATCGGAGTTGATTCAGCGGATCGCCGCGGTCAATCCGAATACGGTGGTGGTGCTGACCAACGGTTCGGTTGTCAACGTCGAACCGTGGATCGACCAGGTGTCGGCGTTGCTGGAAACCTGGTATGCCGGCATGGAGGGCGGCAACGCGATTGCCGATGTCTTGTTCGGCGACAATTTCCCGGGCGGCAAGCTCTGTGTCAGTTGGGCGCGGCGGTTGAGCGATTACCCCTGCCACGCCAACGGCAACTATCCGGGCGTCCGCGAAGGCGACGATCCGCATGTCGATTATGATGAGGGAATCTTTGTCGGTTACCGGCATTTCGACCGGGCGCCGGCGGCGGTGCGTTTTCCGTTCGGCTTCGGTTTGTCCTATGCCAAATTCAAGCTGGACTGGGAGAATTTCGAGCTGGTATCGGCGGAGGCGTCGTCGCCGCAGGTGAAACTGGCGGTTCGGGTGACCAACGTCGGCAAACGCTGCGGGACGGAAGTGGTGCAGCTCTATGTCGGGGATGAAGCGTGCAGCGTGCCGCGACCGTTGAAGGAGTTGAAAGGGTTCGGCAAGGTGCTGCTCGATGCCGGTGAATCCAGCGTGGTCGAGTTGAGTTTGAACTGGCGCGATTTCGCCTTCTGGTCGCCGGATGCGCGGCAATGGATGATCGAGCCGGGGATTTTCAAGCTTTACGTCGGCACCTCTTCGGAAGATATCGCTTTTACCCGGAGCATCGAATTGAAATAA
- the coaBC gene encoding bifunctional phosphopantothenoylcysteine decarboxylase/phosphopantothenate--cysteine ligase CoaBC encodes MNKTAETVLITAGPTREKIDAVRFLSNRSSGKMGYALAQAAAEAGFRVVLVSGPTALTPPEGVALIDVESAAEMARAVHRLAPSARLIIMAAAVADYRPLTAVDYKLKKLPGKLVLELERTEDILQSLGQRKRPGQVLVGFAAETDDLLANAQGKLERKNLDWIAANDVRSAVSGFGVDTNAITLLSRDGRQIEIPLADKLTVARRLLEIVARPISS; translated from the coding sequence ATGAATAAGACGGCCGAAACGGTGTTGATCACCGCCGGGCCGACCCGGGAAAAGATCGATGCGGTGCGTTTCCTGTCCAACCGGTCGAGCGGCAAGATGGGCTATGCGCTGGCGCAAGCGGCGGCGGAAGCCGGGTTCCGGGTCGTCCTGGTCAGCGGTCCGACTGCGTTGACGCCGCCGGAGGGCGTGGCGTTGATCGACGTGGAGTCGGCGGCGGAGATGGCCCGGGCGGTTCATCGTCTGGCGCCGTCGGCGCGGCTGATCATCATGGCGGCGGCGGTGGCGGATTACCGGCCGTTGACGGCGGTTGATTACAAGCTGAAAAAGCTGCCCGGCAAACTGGTGCTGGAACTGGAGCGGACCGAAGATATCCTGCAATCGCTGGGACAGCGGAAAAGGCCCGGCCAGGTTCTGGTCGGCTTCGCCGCCGAAACGGACGATCTGCTGGCCAACGCGCAGGGCAAGCTGGAACGTAAAAACCTGGATTGGATCGCCGCCAACGATGTACGGTCCGCCGTCAGCGGCTTCGGCGTCGATACCAACGCGATTACGCTGCTGAGCCGGGACGGCCGGCAAATTGAAATTCCGCTGGCCGACAAACTGACGGTCGCCCGGCGATTGCTGGAAATTGTCGCCCGACCGATTTCATCTTGA
- a CDS encoding methylenetetrahydrofolate reductase C-terminal domain-containing protein translates to MNDALQLEMNFGTSANRWRECLNNGIFSLLIEHSAPGRDTDPGAASERLAALEYAVLSRTELPCSLAITDRYSFTDCWRTAEYAAALAPEMRDRHVLYLSGRGTTPQEMRELLSLCASAGVFNVVPVTGDRFPDEDERATRQRCFTEDVHVLKQLQETEHSPFFPGCVVNPFKYKPYDMFMQYFKLIKKLNCGANFIMVQAGWDMAKLQALRWYLSYRNLEYPTIARLILLTPERMDKILNGAWPGIHISNDLQNSLRKELSYSAKQFEAAQWQRLALQAAGCRLLGYSGIQLAGVDTPDKVKIAVRRVSEALREYSSFEHWITEYQSYMARAEMAPFTNSFYLFDQLLTRPYLDNTPRLLNFSRPELSGRERLGYHLRRFLFPSADRQPAGDRRLLKKLFAGCSGCRRCRLPQTFFVCPERCPKRLSNGPCGGSTPRGMCELNPHQECIFSRVMAYAEWQQALNVLEEQYIEMPFQEKTQS, encoded by the coding sequence ATGAACGACGCATTACAACTGGAAATGAATTTCGGCACTTCGGCCAACCGCTGGCGCGAGTGTCTGAACAACGGTATTTTTTCGCTGTTGATCGAACACAGCGCGCCGGGCCGTGACACCGATCCCGGCGCCGCCTCCGAACGGCTGGCGGCGCTGGAATATGCCGTCCTGAGCCGGACGGAGCTGCCGTGTTCGCTGGCGATCACCGACCGTTACAGTTTCACCGACTGCTGGCGGACGGCGGAATACGCCGCGGCGCTGGCGCCGGAAATGCGCGACCGCCACGTCCTTTATCTGAGCGGGCGCGGGACGACGCCGCAGGAGATGCGGGAACTGCTGAGCCTCTGCGCTTCGGCCGGCGTCTTCAATGTCGTGCCGGTGACCGGCGACCGCTTTCCCGATGAGGATGAGCGCGCCACCCGGCAGCGCTGTTTCACCGAAGACGTCCATGTCCTGAAGCAATTGCAGGAGACCGAGCACTCGCCCTTCTTCCCGGGCTGCGTGGTCAACCCGTTCAAATACAAGCCGTACGACATGTTCATGCAGTATTTCAAACTGATCAAAAAACTGAACTGCGGCGCCAATTTCATCATGGTGCAGGCCGGCTGGGACATGGCCAAACTGCAAGCGCTCCGCTGGTATTTGAGCTATCGGAACCTGGAATACCCGACTATTGCCCGGCTGATCCTGCTGACGCCGGAACGGATGGATAAAATTCTCAACGGCGCCTGGCCCGGCATCCATATTTCCAACGACCTGCAAAACAGTCTGCGGAAAGAATTGAGCTATTCCGCCAAGCAATTCGAAGCGGCGCAATGGCAGCGTCTCGCGTTGCAGGCAGCCGGCTGCCGGCTGCTCGGCTACAGCGGTATTCAACTGGCCGGCGTCGATACGCCGGACAAAGTCAAAATCGCCGTCCGCCGCGTCAGCGAAGCGCTGCGCGAATACAGTTCCTTCGAACACTGGATCACCGAGTACCAGTCCTATATGGCGCGGGCGGAAATGGCGCCTTTCACGAACAGTTTTTACCTGTTCGACCAATTGCTGACCCGCCCGTACCTGGACAATACGCCGCGGCTGCTCAACTTCAGCCGCCCGGAACTTTCCGGCCGGGAGCGGTTGGGCTATCATCTGCGCCGCTTTCTGTTTCCCAGCGCCGACCGCCAACCGGCCGGCGACCGGCGGTTGCTGAAAAAATTGTTCGCCGGCTGTTCCGGCTGCCGACGCTGCCGGCTGCCGCAGACGTTTTTCGTCTGCCCGGAGCGTTGTCCCAAACGGTTGTCGAACGGTCCGTGCGGCGGCTCGACCCCGCGCGGCATGTGCGAGCTCAACCCGCACCAGGAGTGCATCTTCAGCCGGGTGATGGCGTACGCCGAGTGGCAGCAGGCGCTCAACGTATTGGAAGAACAATATATCGAAATGCCGTTTCAGGAAAAAACGCAATCTTAA
- a CDS encoding aconitate hydratase, with protein sequence MAKGTVVQKIIDRNYVSGDKCIGRPVAIRINQTLTQDATGTMAYLELEAMNVPQVKTELSVSYVDHNMLQNGPENRNDHLYLQSVAAAKGVYFSAPGNGICHQLHLERFGIPGKTLLGSDSHTPTGGGIGMLAIGAGGLDVALAMAGRPFHIPYPKVIGVKLTGTLSPWCAAKDIILKLLSILTTKGNVGSIVEYFGPGVATLSVPQRATVTNMGAELGVTTSVFPSDERTREFLAAQERATDFVELSADRDAEYDQVIEIALDELVPLAACPSSPDHIKTVKELNHLPVGQVIIGSCTNSSYRDLALVAAVLKGRRIHPNVTFAIAPGSRQVLEMLARNGMLADIIASGARILESGCGPCIGQGQSPANDTVSVRTFNRNFAGRTGTKGDQAYLVSPETAVAAALTGNLTDPRELGIDCPVIEEISHFLINDNMITPSGRNPAAEIVRKPTIGEPPLNTPLPDAIDGEVVIKVGDKITTDHIMPAGVHLKLRSNIPAYSKVVFECFNTEGQPTFAERAAAVRDRHHHGIIVGRDSYGQGSSREHAAICPMYLGIKAVIALAIERIHRANLVNFGILPLTFAEAADYDKIEAGDAVKIENIREQLQNSAVPIVARVVKPAGETLEIELNRQLADEDVRIILAGGMLNCAK encoded by the coding sequence ATGGCCAAAGGTACCGTCGTACAGAAAATCATCGACCGCAATTATGTCTCCGGCGACAAGTGCATTGGTCGGCCGGTCGCCATCCGCATCAACCAGACCTTGACCCAGGACGCCACCGGCACGATGGCTTATCTCGAACTGGAGGCGATGAACGTCCCGCAAGTGAAAACCGAACTGTCCGTCTCCTACGTCGACCACAATATGCTGCAGAACGGGCCGGAAAATCGCAACGATCATTTGTATCTGCAATCGGTGGCCGCCGCCAAAGGAGTTTATTTCTCCGCTCCCGGCAACGGCATCTGTCATCAACTGCACCTGGAACGCTTCGGCATTCCGGGCAAAACCCTGCTCGGTTCCGACTCGCATACGCCGACCGGCGGCGGCATCGGCATGCTGGCGATCGGCGCCGGCGGCCTCGATGTCGCGCTGGCGATGGCCGGCAGACCGTTCCATATTCCCTACCCGAAAGTGATCGGCGTCAAACTGACCGGGACGCTGTCGCCGTGGTGCGCCGCCAAAGACATCATCCTGAAACTGCTGTCGATCCTGACCACCAAAGGCAATGTCGGCAGCATCGTCGAATATTTCGGTCCCGGCGTCGCCACTTTATCGGTGCCGCAACGCGCCACCGTCACCAACATGGGGGCGGAGCTGGGCGTCACCACATCGGTTTTCCCGTCCGACGAACGGACCCGCGAATTTCTGGCGGCCCAGGAGCGGGCGACGGATTTCGTCGAACTGTCGGCCGACCGCGACGCCGAATACGACCAAGTCATTGAGATCGCACTGGATGAACTCGTGCCGCTGGCCGCCTGCCCGTCCAGCCCGGACCACATCAAAACCGTCAAGGAGCTGAATCATCTGCCGGTCGGCCAGGTGATCATCGGCTCCTGCACCAACAGCTCCTACCGCGACCTGGCGCTGGTCGCCGCCGTGCTGAAGGGCCGCCGGATTCATCCGAACGTCACTTTCGCCATCGCGCCGGGCAGCCGCCAGGTGCTGGAAATGCTCGCCCGCAACGGCATGCTGGCCGACATCATCGCCTCCGGCGCCCGCATTCTGGAGAGCGGCTGCGGACCGTGCATCGGCCAGGGCCAGAGTCCGGCCAACGACACCGTCAGCGTCCGAACGTTCAACCGCAATTTCGCCGGCCGGACCGGCACCAAAGGCGACCAGGCTTACCTGGTCAGCCCGGAAACGGCGGTTGCCGCCGCTCTGACCGGCAACCTGACCGATCCGCGCGAACTGGGCATCGACTGTCCGGTGATCGAAGAGATCAGCCATTTCCTGATCAACGACAATATGATCACGCCGTCGGGCCGGAATCCGGCGGCGGAGATCGTTCGCAAGCCGACCATCGGCGAACCGCCATTGAATACGCCGCTGCCGGACGCAATCGACGGCGAAGTGGTGATCAAAGTCGGCGACAAGATTACCACCGACCACATCATGCCGGCCGGAGTACATTTGAAGTTGCGCAGCAACATCCCGGCCTACTCCAAAGTCGTCTTCGAATGTTTCAACACCGAAGGCCAGCCGACCTTTGCCGAACGGGCGGCGGCGGTTCGCGACCGCCATCACCACGGCATCATCGTCGGACGCGACAGCTACGGTCAGGGTTCCAGCCGCGAACACGCGGCGATTTGTCCGATGTACCTCGGCATCAAAGCGGTGATCGCACTGGCGATCGAACGGATTCACCGCGCTAATCTGGTCAATTTCGGCATCCTGCCGCTGACCTTTGCCGAAGCGGCGGATTATGACAAAATCGAGGCCGGCGACGCGGTGAAAATCGAAAATATCCGTGAGCAATTGCAGAATTCCGCGGTGCCGATCGTCGCCAGAGTCGTCAAGCCGGCCGGCGAAACGCTGGAAATCGAGTTGAACCGTCAACTGGCCGACGAGGATGTCCGGATCATTCTGGCCGGCGGCATGCTCAATTGCGCGAAATGA
- a CDS encoding glycoside hydrolase family 18 protein, with protein sequence MNHPVRRFFSGLLAVGLLGGCCQPCRGAEPPEPMLGGYFTYSMPVDEVRYDTYNFVFQAFLNANRDGVLQLDERYLPYPELVEQAHKNGAKVIVSLGGGGFGDFPVILETPEKLRKFADAIVDFVDRNDYDGVDLDWELPRTPEDGERWKELMITLRLKLDKTGNEKGRKMYLTSALPAGEWAYEFIDKAVLRTCLDYINVMCYDHNWGKAAYHAPLFADPEDPLHDSTVEGLEYLEKVVGVPRARLSVGVPFYGNTYRHTPRFAKAEDDNWFDDSYASMISRSDGWKKVYEPNSKGTWYFSPDGSQIMTLDSPQSIYEKTQWALSNGYGGVFCWAMVHDRMPDGSRPLTDAMKKAAETRNLE encoded by the coding sequence ATGAATCATCCCGTTCGCCGTTTTTTCTCCGGCTTGCTGGCCGTCGGCCTGCTGGGCGGCTGCTGTCAGCCCTGCCGGGGAGCCGAACCGCCGGAACCGATGCTCGGCGGCTATTTCACCTACAGCATGCCGGTCGACGAAGTTCGTTACGACACCTACAATTTCGTCTTTCAAGCTTTTCTGAACGCCAACCGGGACGGCGTACTGCAACTGGACGAACGTTATCTGCCTTATCCGGAGCTGGTCGAACAGGCGCATAAAAACGGCGCCAAAGTGATCGTCTCGCTCGGCGGCGGCGGCTTCGGCGATTTTCCGGTCATCCTCGAAACACCGGAAAAGCTCCGCAAATTCGCCGATGCCATCGTCGATTTCGTCGACCGGAACGATTATGACGGAGTCGATCTGGACTGGGAACTGCCGCGGACGCCGGAGGATGGGGAACGCTGGAAAGAGCTGATGATCACATTGCGCCTGAAACTCGACAAAACCGGCAACGAAAAAGGCCGCAAAATGTATTTGACTTCCGCGCTGCCGGCCGGTGAATGGGCCTATGAATTCATCGATAAAGCGGTGCTGCGGACCTGTCTTGATTACATCAATGTCATGTGTTACGACCACAATTGGGGCAAAGCCGCCTATCATGCGCCGCTGTTCGCCGACCCGGAGGATCCGCTGCACGACAGCACGGTCGAAGGTTTGGAATATCTGGAAAAAGTCGTCGGCGTGCCGCGGGCCAGACTGTCAGTCGGCGTGCCGTTTTACGGCAACACTTACCGCCACACCCCGCGCTTCGCCAAAGCAGAGGACGACAACTGGTTCGACGACTCCTATGCGTCGATGATATCCCGCAGCGACGGCTGGAAAAAGGTCTACGAACCGAATTCCAAGGGCACCTGGTATTTCTCGCCGGACGGCAGCCAGATCATGACGCTCGACAGTCCGCAGAGCATTTATGAAAAAACGCAGTGGGCTTTGAGCAACGGTTACGGCGGCGTGTTCTGCTGGGCGATGGTGCATGACCGGATGCCGGACGGCAGCCGGCCGTTGACCGATGCGATGAAAAAGGCCGCCGAGACCCGCAACCTCGAATGA